Proteins from a genomic interval of Equus quagga isolate Etosha38 chromosome 11, UCLA_HA_Equagga_1.0, whole genome shotgun sequence:
- the LOC124247208 gene encoding olfactory receptor 56-like, with translation MVWVGNQTLISHFIFLGLFTHSPLHIFLFSITMIMFLMALSGNGLMILLINVNLHLHTPMYFFLSWLSLMDLMLISTIVPRMAVDFLMGHGSISFTGCGFQILFFVTLLGDECFLLAFMAYDRYVAISNPLRYSVVMSRRVCWLMVSGSWLFGLVDGLIQAVFTLSFPYCGSQEIDHFFCDVPAVLKLACADTSLYETMIYVCCILMLLLPFSVISASYLKILVAVLRMRSAEGRQKAFATCSSHMAVVSLFYGAAMITYMRPQTYHSSKQDKVVSVFYTMITPMLNPLIYSLRNKEVARALKKLLWRLGSTEK, from the exons ATGGTCTGGGTGGGAAACCAGACTCTCATCTCCCACTTCATTTTCCTGGGCCTCTTCACCCACTCGCCACTccacatcttcctcttttccatcaCCATGATCATGTTTTTGATGGCTCTCTCTGGCAACGGGCTCATGATCCTCCTCATCAATGTCAATCTCCACctgcacacccccatgtacttcttcctcagctGGCTGTCACTCATGGACCTCATGCTCATCTCCACCATTGTGCCACGGATGGCCGTTGACTTTCTCATGGGCCATGGCTCCATCTCCTTCACAGGCTGTGGCTTCCAGATCCTCTTCTTCGTCACCCTTCTAGGGGATGAGTGCTTCCTGCTGGCTttcatggcctatgaccgctatgtggccatcagCAATCCCCTGAGATACTCAGTGGTCATGAGCCGCCGTGTATGCTGGCTCATGGTATCAGGCTCCTGGCTCTTTGGCCTGGTAGATGGGCTGATTCAGGCTGTCTTCACTCTAAGTTTTCCCTACTGTGGCTCCCAGGAGATTGACCACTTCTTCTGTGATGTCCCTGCTGTGCTCAAGCTGGCCTGTGCTGACACCTCTCTCTATGAGACCATGATCTATGTCTGCTGTATCCTCATGCTGCTCCTGCCCTTCTCTGTCATCTCTGCCTCCTACCTGAAGATCCTAGTGGCTGTGCTCCGTATGCGTTCTGCTGAAGGTCGTCAGAAGGCCTTTGCTACCTGCTCATCCCACATGGCAGTGGTCTCCCTCTTCTACGGGGCCGCCATGATCACCTACATGAGGCCCCAGACCTACCACTCCTCCAAACAGGACAAGGTGGTCTCTGTCTTCTATACCATGATCACCCCTATGCTCAACCCGCTCATCTACAGCTTGAGGAACAAGGAAGTGGCCAGGGCTCTCAAAAAACTCCTGTGGAG ACTTGGAAGTACTGAGAAGTGA
- the LOC124247513 gene encoding olfactory receptor 56-like, producing MVWVGNQTLISHFIFLGLFTHSPLHIFLFSITMIMFLMALSGNGLMILLINVSPHLHTPMYFFLSWLSLMDLMLISTIVPRMAVDFLMGHGSISFTGCGLQILFFLTLTGGECFLLAFMAYDRYVAISNPLRYSVVMSRRVCWLMVSGSWLFGLVDGLIQAVFTLSFPYCGSQEIDHFFCDVPAVLKLACADTSLYETMIYVCCILMLLLPFSVISASYLKILVAVLHMRSAEGRQKAFATCSSHMAVVSLFYGAAMITYMRPQTYHSSKQDKVVSVFYTMITPMLNPLIYSLRNKEVARALKQLLRRCLCSRGQG from the coding sequence ATGGTCTGGGTGGGAAACCAGACTCTCATCTCCCACTTCATTTTCCTGGGCCTCTTCACCCACTCGCCACTccacatcttcctcttttccatcaCCATGATCATGTTTTTGATGGCTCTCTCTGGCAACGGGCTCATGATCCTCCTCATCAATGTCAGCCCCCACctgcacacccccatgtacttcttcctcagctGGCTGTCACTCATGGACCTCATGCTCATCTCCACCATTGTGCCACGGATGGCCGTTGACTTCCTCATGGGCCATGGCTCCATCTCCTTCACAGGCTGTGGGCTCCAGATCCTCTTCTTCCTTACCCTCACAGGGGGTGAGTGCTTCCTGCTGGCTttcatggcctatgaccgctatgtggccatcagCAATCCCCTGAGATACTCAGTGGTCATGAGCCGCCGTGTATGCTGGCTCATGGTATCAGGCTCCTGGCTCTTTGGCCTGGTAGATGGGCTCATTCAGGCTGTCTTCACTCTAAGCTTTCCCTACTGTGGCTCCCAGGAGATTGACCACTTCTTCTGTGATGTCCCTGCTGTGCTCAAGCTGGCCTGTGCTGACACCTCTCTCTATGAGACCATGATCTATGTCTGCTGTATCCTCATGCTGCTCCTGCCCTTCTCTGTCATCTCTGCCTCCTACCTGAAGATCCTAGTGGCTGTGCTCCATATGCGTTCTGCTGAAGGTCGTCAGAAGGCCTTTGCTACCTGCTCATCCCACATGGCAGTGGTCTCCCTCTTCTACGGGGCCGCCATGATCACCTACATGAGGCCCCAGACCTACCACTCCTCCAAACAGGACAAGGTGGTCTCTGTCTTCTATACCATGATCACCCCTATGCTCAACCCACTCATCTACAGCTTGAGGAACAAGGAAGTGGCCAGGGCTCTCAAACAACTCCTGCGGAGGTGTCTTTGTAGTAGGGGGCAGGGTTAG